A window of the Ipomoea triloba cultivar NCNSP0323 chromosome 14, ASM357664v1 genome harbors these coding sequences:
- the LOC116004736 gene encoding uncharacterized protein LOC116004736, producing the protein MEGLASLSVKSVIPTRCFSIPRIKEYLVDIEKREVKEGDDHHFQDKKQTLLLKLIEPESRKQISIVAHFVHVNSIIKEMRKFYDLINLNNPCGTKPLKISVIMSAESSNAVRSIKGMIAPTPPPPPLPPTIPGLTDITINNPAKQSSKAAEGSRRGFYWPPSGVVKCNDSVNLKQQNVILIMAMLTAATTFLAACSFAGVVSQDSETTRDYSSLAGPFVLLNSAGFIASVAVIMSVLHQLPLKPWPQISVCSWFGSYMCLMMKLSPHEALLLLCVSLPLLMLTAMGKLIGFSQ; encoded by the exons ATGGAAGGGTTGGCTTCACTTTCAGTGAAATCTGTGATTCCCACTAGATGTTTCAGCATTCCCAGAATCAAAGAGTATCTTGTTGATATAGAGAAGAGAGAGGTCAAAGAAGGAGACGACCATCACTTTCAGGACAAAAAACAAACTCTGCTCCTTAAACTCATAGAACCTGAATCAAGAAAGCAG ATTTCAATAGTGGCACATTTCGTTCATGTTAATAGCATCATCAAGGAAATGCGCAAATTCTATGATCTTATCAACCTGAACAATCCTTGTGGAACAAAACCACTCAAG ATTTCTGTAATAATGTCTGCTGAATCAAGTAACGCCGTGAGATCAATAAAAGGCATGATTGCTCCAACTCCACCTCCCCCTCCCCTTCCCCCCACAATTCCGGGCCTGACAGATATTACTATAAACAATCCGGCAAAACAGAGTTCAAAGGCGGCGGAGGGTTCCAGGAGGGGTTTCTATTGGCCCCCTTCCGGAGTAGTAAAATGCAATGACTCCGTGAACTTAAAACAGCAAAATGTGATCCTAATCATGGCGATGTTGACGGCGGCCACGACGTTCTTAGCCGCGTGCTCCTTTGCCGGCGTGGTTTCCCAGGACAGCGAAACGACGAGGGATTATTCGAGCCTCGCCGGCCCCTTCGTGCTGTTAAACTCCGCCGGGTTCATAGCTTCCGTGGCGGTTATCATGTCGGTGCTGCATCAGTTGCCACTGAAACCGTGGCCGCAGATATCAGTGTGTTCTTGGTTCGGATCGTACATGTGTTTGATGATGAAACTGTCGCCGCATGAAGCTCTACTTTTGCTCTGTGTCTCTCTTCCGCTCCTTATGCTTACGGCCATGGGAAAGTTAATCGGATTCTCACAATGA